The window ATCCGTGCTGATATATATAGTTTTGGTTTGAATCTGGAGTGTGAGAGAGTCTAGTGCTAAGGTAAAACTAAGTGCACTGGTGGTAATGTATTAGATGCTAAACTGTAATCATTGTGTTTGGTTCATATTAtccatttttttcctttgtcATTTACTGCTTGTAAATATGGTGTATCATGAAGTTATGAAGCATGATTCAACTGCTCATCACTTGTTTGTTTCAATAAATCAAATTCTTGTATTCACCATTTTCATTGTGCTTCTGAATTACCATTCAATTATCACTTTTTTCAATAAATTAAATTCTTGCATTCACCATTTTCATGCTGCTTCTGAATTTACCATTCAATTACAAGGTGAACTTTTATTGTAAGGTCTCAGCAGGAGTTGTGTTAACTTTTATGTATTTGATACGTAGCACCATTGCCAGAGATGTGGGGGCTTGTTCTGCAGCAGCTGCACCCAGCAGAGGATGGTTTTACGTGGACAGGGTGACTCACCTGTTAGAATTTGTGATCCTTGCAAAAAGCTTGAGGAAGCATCACGCTATGAGTTAAGATATGGACACAAAAACAGAGCTCAAAaaggtttgttttcttttgctggCCCTTTCTACAGTTATTTCTGTGAGGAACTACAATTTGGGTTATACTTGATACTCTGAAATATATCACAATACAATACTGTATATATGGAAAATTGTAATAAATCAGAAACAATGAACGCCTTGTTGATTAATAGTCTTACTATCACCATGGAATCCATTTAAGATGCAATTTACATGTAAATTTGACTATCATCATAATATAAAGCACATTTTGAACATTTCGGCGCTCGCACAAGCTTTGAGCTGCAAATCTATACTATTTGAAAAATTGATTTTGCTCTATGGGAAGTATATCCATACGGTCAGAAGCACAGAAGCTTATGGACACTAGATCCTAACAATGTTGCTTGCAGCCTCTCAATAGTGAAGAATTAAACACTTCTAACATGTTCTGTGTTAGGGAAAATGTTTTATTTTATTCTATGATTTATATTTTGGTAGCTAAAACTACAAGTGCCTAACAACCTAACCAGTTGCGGTCAAATAATTTTGGTCTTTGACCTGATATATATGCAATTCTTTGTAGATCCACATATGTAAAGTTGTACTTTTTTCATAGTTTAGTACCATATGCAGCATTTTTCTAATAATTATATTGCACATGCAAATTTTTCAAAATACAATCTATGGGAGCTAACATCTCCAGTGGAGTTATGCATAAAAATAGTGGGTTATGCATGCATGAGACTGATCTATGATAAATGGTGCACAATCAAAATCCAGAAAACTTGTTGGTCTTGCGATGCTACAGACTTTGCATTTTTGGCTTCCAACTGTAGGTGTCATCTATGATTACTATTTTTTTGGATAAATATTTAACTTAAAAGAAATCTTGTCTACACTATTTCCACAGCTACCACAAAAGCAGCTTCAAAACCAGAGGATGAAATTCTAAGTGAAATTCTTGGAGGTGATGGATTGCAGACTCAGTATTCTCACAAAGCATCTCTGGATTCTGAACTTGGGAGAACCGCAAGCAGTGCCAGTGCCTCCAGTTCCAGTTCCAGAAGAACTTCTACTAATTTCAGTATGGATGCAAATGTAGATGATAGCCTTTGTGCTGAAGCACACAACTATGAACTCAACAACACTGCATCTATTTTTACCCCGGAGGAGTTGCGCCAACAAGCTGTTGAAGAGAAGAAAAGGTACAAAACTCTGAAATCAGAAGGTAAACCAGAGGAAGCATTGCGGGCTTTCAAGCATGGTAAAGAACTTGAGAGGCAAGCTGCAGCACTGGAATTAGAATTGAGAAGGAGCAGGAGAATGGCTACAAAAACTCCTAATGTAGCTACTGTCGGTAGTGCCCCGACGACTGATATTTCTGAAGAGCCCGAAACAAAAAGGTCTTCAGCTGGTAAAAGGGTTAAGAAAGAAAATGATCTTGCTTCTGAGCTCAGAGAACTAGGCTGGTCAGATGCAGACCTTCGTGATGAAACAAAGACAGCCCCTGTGAGTGTGGAAGGAGAGCTGTCGCAGCTTCTTAGAGAGGTGGCCCCTAAATCATCGGATGGCAAGAAAACTGGTGGTATTGATAAATCTCAGGTTAATGCTCTGAAGAGGCAAGCCTTACTGCTGAAGCGAGAGGGTAGGCTGGCTGAAGCAAAGGAAGAGCTGAAGAAGGCTAAGATTTTGGAAAAGCAACTAGAGGAACAGGAGATTCTGGGTGAAACAGAAGACTCTGATGATGATTTGGCTGCAATTATTAGGAACATGGACGATGATAAGCATGATGACATATTGATGGATGATCCAAAATTCCCTGCTTTCAACTTTGAAAAAATTCTAGGTGTCTCTAATGATCTTGCCATTGATAGCCAATTTGATGTTACAGATGATGACATGAATGATCCAGATATGGCTGCTGCCCTAAAATCATTTGGCTGGAGTGAGGATGACGACAAAGAATTGGAAAACCAGGAACCTGTTTCTTCGTCAAATCAAGAGGCAATAAAGGAGCAAGTGCTTGCTCTGAAAAGAGAGGCTGTCGCAAACAGAAGGTCTGGTAATGTTGCAGAAGCCATGTCGTTGCTTAAAAAGGCAAAGTTACTTGAAAAAGATCTGGAAACTGAAGAGGCAGACTCGAAGGTTCCTTCTCCAGAAGGACAGAAAACTGCGAATGCAGAAGATGTCACTTTTGCTGGGTCAAATGCTCGACCTGTATCAGCGCCAAAAAGTAAGCTTGCAATCCAGAGAGAACTATTGGCTCTGAAAAAGAAGGCACTAGCTTtgaggagggaagggaaggTGGATGAGTCTGAGGAAGAGCTGAAGAAAGGTAGTATTCTTGAGAAGCAGCTTGAAGAGCTTGAGAATTCTTCCAAACCACCTGTAGCCAAGGAAACCAGGAGCTTTGCATCTAACCCCCCATACAAGGTTGAACCCCCAAGTCTCAATCTTGCTGATGAAAGATTTGAACCTGAGGTTACAGACAATGACATGCAGGATCCAGCGTTGCTATCTGTGCTGAAAAATATGGGATGGGAAGATGTTGATACTGATTCTGCGAAAACAACTGGCAAACCATCAATTTCTTCACATGTGGTTCCACAGAAGTTATCGAAAACTAAGGGTCAGCTTCAGAAGGAACTGCTTGGTATAAAAAGGAAGGCTCTTGCTCTCAGACGGGAAGGGAAAAACATTGAAGCTGAGGAGGAACTTGAGAAGGCGAAGGTCTTGGAGCAGCAACTGGCTGAGATTGAAGAATCGAGTAGCTTGACTGCTAGTCAGCAAGGTGTTTCTACTGCTGGGCATCAGATTACTGAAAGTAAATATGGTGTTCAGCATCTCCCTAGTGTTGATGCAACTGTACCCCCATCTTCAGTAAGAAAAGTAATGAAGGGGGATGATATCATGCCAGGGCTTGCATATGAACCTGGTACGTCAGTGGATACTCTAGGTGGTTCTCCAAGCAAACCGCAGACTGAGACAACTGGTTCTAAACAAGGCAATGTGGCAAAAGAAATTAATAGCGGAACTTCTTCAGCCTTGCCGCCGCCAGCTTTTACTGATCCTTTGGGATTTGAAAAAGGGTCGGATTCACCTTCTGAAGTACTTGATCATAAAGATCCTCAGAAAACTCATGGAGATGATACTCTAAAAGATGAGATCTTACTTCATAAGAGAAGAGCAGTTGCctttaagagagaagggaaGATGACAGAAGCTAAAGAAGAATTGAAACTGGCAAAACTATTAGAAAAACGCCTTGAAGGTGCTCAACAAGATAGTGTGGATGGTGGTTATGAATCAACTACTGCTGTGCTACAGAGCAACATGGTCGAACAACCCGCTAGCTCCAGCAACCACACTGATGCTGTGGCATCTGCCCCTCCTGCACAAGCAAGCAAGTCGACGCAACCTCAGAAAGCATTGTCCAGCCGAGACCGTCTCAAAATCCAACGTGAATCCCTTGCTCACAAGCGCAATGCCCTGAAGTTGCGGAGAGAAGGAAAGACTTCAGAAGCAGATGCAGAATTTGAACTGGCCAAGGAGCTTGAGAGCCAACTGGAAGAGTCAGACAACCAAGGTTCAAGCTCTGGAGGCAGGTCGGGTGAACCAAATGACGCTATCGTGGAGGATCTTCTTGATCCTCAGATCATGTCCGCCTTAAAATCCATTGGGTGGAGCGACATGGATTTATCCATGCAGTCTTCTAGTTCGCAGCCTCCAAAACACACGCAGTCTTCTAACGCGCAATCTCCAAAGAAAATGGAAGCGAAGCCAGCCGTCGCAGCGACCAGCAAGCCTCAGAGTGAGAGGAGCCAGCTGGAAGAAGAGATCAAGGCCGAGAAACTGAAGGCACTCAACTTGAAGCGGGAAGGGAAGCAGGCAGAGGCCCTGGAGGCCCTTCGCTCTTCAAAGCGACTGGAGAAGAAGTTGGCCTCGCTTAGCTAACCTTATCTTACCCTTCCTGATTGATTGTGTTCATCGTCAATTGTATGATTTCGTTACCTGATGTCCCAGCTACAACTTAGAAGCTTATGTCTTGTGAGCTATTATGAGCACAGAACTTCAAGGCCCTTTTCTTGTTGTATAAATAAATTCTGATGGGCGACGATTCTTTTCACGAATTGGTGTATACAATCATGCAGCTAAGATTAAAAAAATAGCTCACTCTGTTGATGTAACGAactgaaactttttttttggttttttgaATAAATACGCTTTTTAGTGTGTGTGTTTTTTATATGTACAAATGGTCATGAAAAAAATTATCCAGGCACACAAAAAGAACTTAACAAACAAATGCCTATGGGCACCAAGACCCCACAGGCCCAGTCAAAACCTGCGTGCGGCCCGTCCCAtccattcccctcccctcccccccccccccaccccaccccaccaccTCACGCGCGCAGCACGTGAGGCTGACCGCCGTTACCCGACGCGACCGCGTCCCACTCCCAAaccccgccgacgccgacgccgacgctgcCCGAGCCAGACGGCGGCGATGCAGGTGGGAAtcggccaccgcgccgccaaCGTGGGCTTCCCGTCACGCTCCATCTTTCGGGGTGGCTTCCTTCTCCCCTGCCGCGGCCGCTTCTTCTCTGGTAAGCCGGTAAACCCCCGAGGCCCCCAGGTTGTATCCACCTTCGCGGCGTCGATTCACTCTCGTTCGCTGTTCATGCGAGAATAgaaggcacggcggcggcgccactccGCGTCGACCCCTTGCCCCAGTCGCGGACCCATGGCGGTGGTGGTTTCGCTCACCTCCAGGCCGTGGATGGAGAGGCGCCGCAGCTGCCGCGCGTTCTCCTTCTCGATCATGAGGTGCGTACTTTTAACCTCTCGATTGCTGCAATGAGAAGCGAATCGATCGAAACATGAACCAACTACACGGCTGGCTATTTGCGTTTCGCGTGCTGCGGGGTAACAGTAAATTTGTTCCACATGGTGCACTGCGTATGCGTCTTCGAGGTGACAAGCTGACATTccaattgaaaaataaaaaaacatgtGGATGTGGCTCTGTATATAATCTTAGATTAGATAGAATCTCCAGTTCCAGTCATTTGTATTTTGGTTGTTCCTCGGTAATCTGTATGATCCTTTTGCCGGCCGCCTATAACTAGTCTTGTGAATCAGTGATGCAGCAATAGCTGCATCTGAATCGAGCAGAAATTTTCCTGCACACCTGTGAGGAAGTGAGGCTTCATGTGGAGTTCAATCTGGCAGTCTATGGGCACAACCTACATGATTTTCTGCAGTACATTTGAAAAACTGAAGAGAGAGGgtgaagagaggggaggggttctgcatttgcATTTCACCGGTGGAGCATATTCCGTCCCACCTTCGCTTTAGTGTGCTGTTCTGTTCTGTATCAGTTGTGTGTTGATATTGACCCTGCATTTTATCTCTGAACTAAAATTTACCCCTGCAGAAAATGGGTTGTCCTGACCTTCTAAAAGCTGCTCTACTTTCGACCATGTCATTACTTGCTGTACCACTTGAGGCATCAGCCGAGACATGTCAGCCACCTAATTCTTTTGCCAATATGCCAATTTTTATTGTTGTGGCTCTAATTGGAGCTGCTGTTGGTGGTAAGACAATCGGACCTACGTGCTCGCTAGCATAATTGATGAAGAGGCATGTTTCTTAGTatgattatattttttttttgctctgt is drawn from Panicum virgatum strain AP13 chromosome 1N, P.virgatum_v5, whole genome shotgun sequence and contains these coding sequences:
- the LOC120656249 gene encoding uncharacterized protein LOC120656249 isoform X1 — encoded protein: MLEKIGLPPKPSMRGASWVVDASHCQGCSVQFSLFTRKHHCQRCGGLFCSSCTQQRMVLRGQGDSPVRICDPCKKLEEASRYELRYGHKNRAQKATTKAASKPEDEILSEILGGDGLQTQYSHKASLDSELGRTASSASASSSSSRRTSTNFSMDANVDDSLCAEAHNYELNNTASIFTPEELRQQAVEEKKRYKTLKSEGKPEEALRAFKHGKELERQAAALELELRRSRRMATKTPNVATVGSAPTTDISEEPETKRSSAGKRVKKENDLASELRELGWSDADLRDETKTAPVSVEGELSQLLREVAPKSSDGKKTGGIDKSQVNALKRQALLLKREGRLAEAKEELKKAKILEKQLEEQEILGETEDSDDDLAAIIRNMDDDKHDDILMDDPKFPAFNFEKILGVSNDLAIDSQFDVTDDDMNDPDMAAALKSFGWSEDDDKELENQEPVSSSNQEAIKEQVLALKREAVANRRSGNVAEAMSLLKKAKLLEKDLETEEADSKVPSPEGQKTANAEDVTFAGSNARPVSAPKSKLAIQRELLALKKKALALRREGKVDESEEELKKGSILEKQLEELENSSKPPVAKETRSFASNPPYKVEPPSLNLADERFEPEVTDNDMQDPALLSVLKNMGWEDVDTDSAKTTGKPSISSHVVPQKLSKTKGQLQKELLGIKRKALALRREGKNIEAEEELEKAKVLEQQLAEIEESSSLTASQQGVSTAGHQITESKYGVQHLPSVDATVPPSSVRKVMKGDDIMPGLAYEPGTSVDTLGGSPSKPQTETTGSKQGNVAKEINSGTSSALPPPAFTDPLGFEKGSDSPSEVLDHKDPQKTHGDDTLKDEILLHKRRAVAFKREGKMTEAKEELKLAKLLEKRLEGAQQDSVDGGYESTTAVLQSNMVEQPASSSNHTDAVASAPPAQASKSTQPQKALSSRDRLKIQRESLAHKRNALKLRREGKTSEADAEFELAKELESQLEESDNQGSSSGGRSGEPNDAIVEDLLDPQIMSALKSIGWSDMDLSMQSSSSQPPKHTQSSNAQSPKKMEAKPAVAATSKPQSERSQLEEEIKAEKLKALNLKREGKQAEALEALRSSKRLEKKLASLS
- the LOC120656249 gene encoding uncharacterized protein LOC120656249 isoform X2 gives rise to the protein MLEKIGLPPKPSMRGASWVVDASHCQGCSVQFSLFTRKRCGGLFCSSCTQQRMVLRGQGDSPVRICDPCKKLEEASRYELRYGHKNRAQKATTKAASKPEDEILSEILGGDGLQTQYSHKASLDSELGRTASSASASSSSSRRTSTNFSMDANVDDSLCAEAHNYELNNTASIFTPEELRQQAVEEKKRYKTLKSEGKPEEALRAFKHGKELERQAAALELELRRSRRMATKTPNVATVGSAPTTDISEEPETKRSSAGKRVKKENDLASELRELGWSDADLRDETKTAPVSVEGELSQLLREVAPKSSDGKKTGGIDKSQVNALKRQALLLKREGRLAEAKEELKKAKILEKQLEEQEILGETEDSDDDLAAIIRNMDDDKHDDILMDDPKFPAFNFEKILGVSNDLAIDSQFDVTDDDMNDPDMAAALKSFGWSEDDDKELENQEPVSSSNQEAIKEQVLALKREAVANRRSGNVAEAMSLLKKAKLLEKDLETEEADSKVPSPEGQKTANAEDVTFAGSNARPVSAPKSKLAIQRELLALKKKALALRREGKVDESEEELKKGSILEKQLEELENSSKPPVAKETRSFASNPPYKVEPPSLNLADERFEPEVTDNDMQDPALLSVLKNMGWEDVDTDSAKTTGKPSISSHVVPQKLSKTKGQLQKELLGIKRKALALRREGKNIEAEEELEKAKVLEQQLAEIEESSSLTASQQGVSTAGHQITESKYGVQHLPSVDATVPPSSVRKVMKGDDIMPGLAYEPGTSVDTLGGSPSKPQTETTGSKQGNVAKEINSGTSSALPPPAFTDPLGFEKGSDSPSEVLDHKDPQKTHGDDTLKDEILLHKRRAVAFKREGKMTEAKEELKLAKLLEKRLEGAQQDSVDGGYESTTAVLQSNMVEQPASSSNHTDAVASAPPAQASKSTQPQKALSSRDRLKIQRESLAHKRNALKLRREGKTSEADAEFELAKELESQLEESDNQGSSSGGRSGEPNDAIVEDLLDPQIMSALKSIGWSDMDLSMQSSSSQPPKHTQSSNAQSPKKMEAKPAVAATSKPQSERSQLEEEIKAEKLKALNLKREGKQAEALEALRSSKRLEKKLASLS